The sequence below is a genomic window from Spiroplasma gladiatoris.
TCTTCTCATGTGTAATTATTACTATAAATTTTTCCTAATGAAGTATTTGCAAAATCTTTTTTATCTAATGAAAAATTAATTTTGTTTGCAGAATCATCAGTTAATCAATCTGGTTTTTTATAAATTATTGCTATTGCATCTAATGCAAATTCAAATGCTAAATAACTTTTGTTTTTACTTGTGTTTTTGTTTTCATTTTTAATTTCTGTAATTTTATCAATAAATTTTTGTTTTTCTGTTAATGAAAATGTATAACCTTCTTTTTCGTTTTCTCCGCTATGGACTTTAACAAACTGGTTATCTCCTGTTAAAGTTGTATTACTAACATCTTTAGAAATAAATCCAGCACCATACATACCTTTTTCTACTCCTCCAACACCTGCTTGACTACCTGTTGAGTTATAGATAAAGTCTTTCTTTTCATTTTCTAAAAAATCCTTAGTGTAAGATTGCATAAAAGTATTGACACTTGTGCTTCCTCCTAAAACAACATGATTTTGATTCGCAGAAACAGATCATGCTCATAACCCTGTAATTAAAGCGATAATAATTACAAAGAGGATGCTTATTTTTTTGCTCATTTTTTTTCTCCTTGACAAGTTTGCCTATTAATTTGTATTACTTAATTGTTTGGCTTCTATCAATTTTATTTGTACTAATTTAGTAATTCCTTTTTGTTGCATAGTTGCTCCAAATAAAACATCACAGTTTTCCATTGTCCCCATTCTGTGAGTAACAATCATAAATTGGGTATTTGAAGTAAATGTTTTTATATACTTAGCAAATCTTTCAACATTAGCAATATCTAAAGGAGCTTCAACCTCATCTAATATTACTAAAGGAATTGGTTTTACTTTTAATATCGAAAACAATACAGCTAGCGCAACTAGCGACTTTTCACCTCCTGAAAGTAAATTTAAGTTTATAATTTTTTTACCTGGTGGTGAAATTTTTATATCAATTCCTGTAGTTAAAATATCTTCTGGATTTGTATAAACTATTTGAGCAGTTCCTCCTCCAAATAAAGTTGAAAAAGTAACTGGTAATGCACTGTTTGCATCTTTTACTATATTTTTAAATTGGATTGTCATTTGTTCATCCATTTCATTAATAGCATCTTTTAAGTTATT
It includes:
- the ptsS gene encoding phosphate ABC transporter substrate-binding protein encodes the protein MSKKISILFVIIIALITGLWAWSVSANQNHVVLGGSTSVNTFMQSYTKDFLENEKKDFIYNSTGSQAGVGGVEKGMYGAGFISKDVSNTTLTGDNQFVKVHSGENEKEGYTFSLTEKQKFIDKITEIKNENKNTSKNKSYLAFEFALDAIAIIYKKPDWLTDDSANKINFSLDKKDFANTSLGKIYSNNYTWEELAKEVGQENVPNSSTKIVSFTREDGSGTRSAFGDLTGIKSMEYSNVVNSNGAMFENVQKSQTAIGYISYAFVKQITKESGVKVAGVKNTKLGNPADLGNDDWEYGMKLNKATNSFEKTDVTNEQFIKATYGFKRPFIAIFNIHYKNLNLLIDFFSAMIGEDDTNPYRKNFVEEGLVPNFIIRKVDYEIK